A region of Ictidomys tridecemlineatus isolate mIctTri1 chromosome 4, mIctTri1.hap1, whole genome shotgun sequence DNA encodes the following proteins:
- the LOC144377079 gene encoding serum amyloid A-1 protein-like: MNLLTGLVFCSLVLAVSGGVWSFPKEAALGSWDMWRAYRDMREANFIGADKYFHARGNYDAARRGPGGAWAAEVISDARENIQQFFGRGHEDSEADQEANRAGRRGEDPNKYRPKGLPDKY; encoded by the exons ATGAACCTTCTCACAGGCCTGGTGTTTTGCTCTTTGGTCCTGGCAGTCAGCGGTGGGGTTTGGTCATTCCCGAAGGAAGCTGCTCTAG GAAGTTGGGACATGTGGAGAGCCTACCGGGACATGAGAGAAGCAAATTTCATAGGTGCAGACAAATACTTCCATGCCAGAGGGAACTATGATGCTGCCCGAAGGGGACCTGGAGGTGCCTGGGCTGCTGAAGTGATCAG TGAtgccagagagaacattcagcaatTTTTTGGCCGTGGACATGAGGACTCCGAGGCAGACCAGGAAGCCAACAGAGCAGGCAGGAGAGGAGAAGACCCTAATAAATACAGACCTAAAGGGCTGCCTGATAAATACTGA
- the LOC144377081 gene encoding serum amyloid A-5 protein-like yields the protein MKLLTVLVFCSLVLAVSGGVWSFPKEAALGSWDMWRAYRDMREANFIGADKYFHARGNYDAARRGPGGAWAAEVISDARENIQQFFGRGHEDSEADQEANRAGRRGEDPNKYRPKGLPDKY from the exons ATGAAGCTTCTCACAGTCCTGGTGTTTTGCTCTTTGGTCCTGGCAGTCAGCGGTGGGGTTTGGTCATTCCCGAAGGAAGCTGCTCTAG GAAGTTGGGACATGTGGAGAGCCTACCGGGACATGAGAGAAGCAAATTTCATAGGTGCAGACAAATACTTCCATGCCAGAGGGAACTATGATGCTGCCCGAAGGGGACCTGGAGGTGCCTGGGCTGCTGAAGTGATCAG TGAtgccagagagaacattcagcaatTTTTTGGCCGTGGACATGAGGACTCCGAGGCAGACCAGGAAGCCAACAGAGCAGGCAGGAGAGGAGAAGACCCTAATAAATACAGACCTAAAGGGCTGCCTGATAAATACTGA
- the LOC106144935 gene encoding serum amyloid A-4 protein produces the protein MKLCTGIVFCSLVLGVSSEGWYSFFKEAIQGTADLCRAYWDMKVANHQNSERYFHARGNYDAAQRGPGGIWAAKMISTAGKYFRGLLNQYYYGGGHRGWENIQANQKAEEWGRSGKDPKHFRPSDLPEKF, from the exons ATGAAGCTGTGCACAGGAATTGTTTTCTGCTCCTTAGTCCTGGGAGTCAGCAGTGAAGGCTGGTATTCATTCTTCAAGGAGGCTATCCAAG GGACTGCGGACTTGTGTAGAGCCTATTGGGACATGAAAGTAGCCAATCACCAAAATTCAGAGAGATACTTCCATGCCCGGGGGAACTATGATGCTGCTCAAAGGGGACCTGGGGGCATCTGGGCTGCTAAAATGATAAG CACTGCTGGCAAGTATTTTCGGGGGCTCCTAAATCAGTATTATTATGGAGGCGGCCACCGTGGATGGGAGAACATTCAAGCCAACCAGAAGGCTGAAGAGTGGGGCCGAAGTGGCAAAGATCCCAAACACTTCAGACCTTCTGACCTGCCTGAGAAGTTCTGA